GTGGTAAATGTTGCCGCGAGGCATGATTCGGGGCCCGCAAAAGGCGACTCCCGGTAAACGGTTGTAATTAAGAAAATAACAGATCGTCTGATATTATTATATGGACAACAACTTTCTGGATATATTCGATACTATGTCGAATATATCCAGAAAAGTTAAATAAATTAAACAGCTATAAGGTTTTTTGTAAAGAAATTTACAGAATTTATTCAATTATTATTGGAATGGATATTGAAGCATATCGCGGTGCACTCCTGGGAAGTATTCATAGGCAGGGAATGCTTGTCTTGAGCAGATTTGATCGTTTAACTCCTGAGGGTGCTGTTCCTGTGCAAAAAAAAAGGCGGAAGATTGCTCTTCCGCCTTTTTTTATAATATGCTTATCGCCGGATTATTTTTTCTTGGTGGTTTCCGGTTCAAGGGCAGCAGCCCGACCAACAAGGAACCTCCAGGCTTTATCCACATCTTTCTGTGAGGCAGCCATAAGTTCATCGGCATGCTCGGGATTCATCATCTTCAGCATCCGATAACGGTTTTCGTTCAACGCGTATTCGGCAAACGGCATGGAAGGCGGTTTGCTGTCAATGTTCAACGGATTTTTTCCCTGTTCTTCAAGCTCAGGATTATATCGATACAGCGGCCAATGTCCGCAGGCTACCGCTTTCTTCTGTTGCTCAAGTCCCTGGGCCAGATTGAATCCATGGTTGATGCAATGGGCATACGCGATGATCAGTGAAGGTCCTTCATAGGCCTCAGCTTCAGCAATTGCCTTGGCAACCTGTGTCGGGTTGGCGCCTAGAGCAATTTTTGCCACATAAACGTTACCGTAGGTGGAGAAGATCATGCCGATATCTTTTTTCGGCATTTTCTTGCCGCCTGCGGCAAACTGGGCGGTAGCCGCCCGCGGGGTGGATTTTGACATCTGGCCACCGGTGTTTGAGTAGACCTCGGTATCGAGGATCATGACGTTGACGTTCTCGCCGGAAGCAAGGACGTGGTCAAGTCCGCCGTATCCAATATCATAAGCCCAGCCGTCACCACCGAAGATCCATACTGATTTTTTCACCAGGTAATCGGCTACTGCGAGGAGACGTTTGGAAATAATAGAAGGGGTTGCAGCCAAAGTTGCTTTCAGTTTGCCGACACGTTCACGCTGGGCTTCGATTTCAAGCTGGGTTTTCTGGGAAGCGGTGGTGATATCGGCAGCCATTTTCTTGGTGATGATTTTTTCAGCTATCGCAGTATCGAGAAGCTCAACA
This DNA window, taken from Pseudomonadota bacterium, encodes the following:
- a CDS encoding pyruvate:ferredoxin (flavodoxin) oxidoreductase; its protein translation is VELLDTAIAEKIITKKMAADITTASQKTQLEIEAQRERVGKLKATLAATPSIISKRLLAVADYLVKKSVWIFGGDGWAYDIGYGGLDHVLASGENVNVMILDTEVYSNTGGQMSKSTPRAATAQFAAGGKKMPKKDIGMIFSTYGNVYVAKIALGANPTQVAKAIAEAEAYEGPSLIIAYAHCINHGFNLAQGLEQQKKAVACGHWPLYRYNPELEEQGKNPLNIDSKPPSMPFAEYALNENRYRMLKMMNPEHADELMAASQKDVDKAWRFLVGRAAALEPETTKKK